In a genomic window of Sediminispirochaeta bajacaliforniensis DSM 16054:
- a CDS encoding GNAT family N-acetyltransferase, which yields MNWKKAGQQDLPRIMEFLAPREYRAATLASRIQEYGIPKLPPKKNGSLWYLPEAEDNKGIRGLVLFCSNGLYLPLFHETHPPRYDELQDILLRFRKEYRAIYCLLGREEDVRLSEEALRCSVSERKLFYLMTRKLAEEEKGEKEKRITIPRLSVRRLSADDAERFFPVERAYQIEEVVTDPQHYNEEAGLIHFRNQCRRQLIFGAMVGNIPVAKAGTNAIAFRYCQIGGVYTRPEYRGMGIAYQTLKRVMAAVASRGQYETLYVRRDNEAAVALYRSLGFRTRCSYAITYPLIQRSAGA from the coding sequence ATGAACTGGAAAAAAGCGGGTCAGCAAGATCTTCCGCGCATCATGGAGTTTCTTGCCCCCAGAGAGTACCGTGCCGCAACCCTTGCCTCACGAATCCAGGAATACGGCATACCGAAACTGCCCCCTAAAAAGAATGGGTCGCTCTGGTATCTCCCGGAAGCGGAGGATAACAAAGGGATCAGAGGCCTCGTGTTGTTCTGTTCGAATGGCCTCTATCTCCCCCTTTTCCATGAAACGCATCCTCCCCGTTATGATGAATTACAGGATATCCTCCTGCGTTTCAGAAAAGAATATAGAGCAATCTACTGTCTATTGGGACGAGAAGAGGATGTAAGACTGAGCGAAGAAGCTCTTCGGTGTAGCGTTTCGGAAAGGAAGCTTTTTTACCTTATGACCCGCAAACTCGCGGAAGAGGAAAAGGGAGAAAAAGAAAAACGAATTACCATCCCCCGTCTTTCGGTTAGGCGCCTTTCCGCCGATGATGCGGAACGCTTTTTCCCCGTGGAGCGGGCCTACCAGATAGAAGAAGTGGTCACCGATCCCCAGCACTACAACGAGGAAGCCGGACTTATTCACTTTAGAAACCAATGCCGCAGACAGCTAATTTTCGGTGCCATGGTGGGAAATATTCCCGTAGCGAAGGCTGGTACAAACGCCATTGCCTTCCGTTATTGCCAAATTGGAGGGGTTTACACCAGACCGGAATATCGGGGAATGGGGATAGCATATCAAACCTTGAAAAGGGTGATGGCTGCGGTTGCATCTCGAGGTCAGTATGAAACGCTTTATGTCCGTCGTGATAATGAAGCCGCCGTTGCGCTCTACCGATCGCTTGGCTTTAGGACGCGTTGCAGTTATGCCATTACCTACCCTCTGATCCAAAGGTCGGCAGGGGCTTAG
- a CDS encoding glycoside hydrolase family 3 protein encodes MSNPRAVFLILLCFWLLPCFGLGALDFYDDTPAKELSKSIADAMSDEELVGQLMLIGYFGEDPSKEIIEWVDRYEIGGIKIFGWNAGNLLKLGNTVSTLQHLSEENRFSIPLFVATDQEGGWVRHVKGDTSVTPGNLAIGASGIAWDAYKTGYYIGKELRVLGINMNFAPTVDVYTNPKADVIGPRAFSSDPVKTAQLSVAYFHGMQEAGIVCTAKHYPGHGATDKDSHGTLPIIDADFQTIWDRELVPYRFLVKEGLPAIMSGHIAYPKITGTDEPASLSKTLLTGLLREKIGFQGLIITDDMQMNGAAVYGGVPAASLQAILAGNDMIMVSRDTDTYRKIRQHILSTMSQSPETTAVVREAARRVIETKLRYLRGKDAVPLHPDPREIAEQIPDADGSAFFLSQAHRSVSLIRGETIPLQPQEAGKVLLVGQLNAFLSIGATFFPGADSFDYDYSPFFSADPQVIKRLKQRMENYDTVVFCLANPNSAQVLEELKGFADRIYVISVLTPIYLKDIPWVENALAVYGTGRQSIEAGFSALTGAFQPTGTVPVSLNTQ; translated from the coding sequence ATGTCGAATCCCCGGGCCGTATTTCTCATTTTGCTCTGTTTCTGGCTTCTTCCCTGTTTCGGCCTTGGGGCGCTCGACTTTTATGACGATACTCCGGCGAAAGAACTTTCGAAGTCGATCGCCGATGCGATGAGCGATGAGGAACTTGTCGGACAGCTTATGCTTATCGGTTATTTCGGTGAGGATCCTTCCAAGGAAATCATCGAATGGGTGGACCGCTATGAGATCGGCGGTATCAAGATTTTCGGCTGGAACGCCGGTAATCTTCTGAAGCTGGGGAACACCGTTTCTACGCTTCAACATTTGAGTGAGGAAAATCGATTTTCCATCCCGCTTTTCGTGGCAACCGACCAGGAGGGGGGATGGGTTCGTCATGTAAAAGGGGATACCAGTGTAACTCCCGGGAATTTAGCCATCGGGGCTTCCGGGATTGCCTGGGACGCATATAAAACCGGGTATTACATCGGCAAAGAACTCCGGGTCCTCGGCATCAACATGAATTTTGCCCCTACCGTAGATGTCTATACAAATCCCAAGGCCGACGTTATCGGTCCCCGGGCCTTTTCTTCCGATCCCGTAAAAACCGCTCAGCTCTCTGTTGCCTATTTTCACGGCATGCAGGAAGCAGGCATTGTCTGTACGGCAAAACACTATCCCGGTCACGGCGCCACGGATAAGGACTCTCACGGGACCCTTCCGATCATCGATGCCGATTTTCAAACGATATGGGACAGGGAGCTTGTACCGTATCGATTTCTCGTTAAGGAGGGCCTGCCGGCGATCATGAGCGGGCATATCGCCTATCCGAAGATAACGGGCACGGACGAACCTGCTTCCTTGAGTAAAACCCTGCTTACCGGGCTTCTGAGGGAGAAGATAGGCTTCCAGGGGCTTATTATTACCGACGATATGCAGATGAACGGCGCTGCAGTCTACGGTGGAGTCCCCGCAGCATCGCTTCAGGCAATTCTTGCAGGTAATGACATGATCATGGTGAGTAGAGATACCGATACCTATCGTAAAATCCGTCAGCACATACTTTCGACAATGAGCCAGTCCCCCGAAACGACCGCAGTGGTACGGGAAGCTGCACGAAGGGTCATCGAGACCAAGCTTCGGTATCTGAGAGGAAAAGATGCGGTTCCTCTTCATCCCGACCCCCGTGAAATTGCCGAACAGATTCCCGATGCCGACGGCTCCGCTTTTTTTCTTTCCCAGGCACATCGAAGTGTCTCTCTTATTCGCGGTGAAACGATCCCGTTACAGCCACAGGAAGCAGGAAAGGTGCTTCTTGTCGGGCAGTTGAATGCCTTTCTCTCTATAGGCGCTACCTTTTTTCCCGGCGCCGACAGCTTCGATTACGATTATTCACCCTTTTTCAGCGCCGATCCGCAGGTTATAAAACGCTTAAAACAACGTATGGAAAATTACGATACCGTTGTTTTTTGTCTGGCAAATCCCAACAGCGCCCAGGTTCTCGAAGAACTCAAAGGCTTTGCCGATCGAATTTATGTCATCTCTGTCCTTACACCTATTTACCTAAAAGACATTCCCTGGGTTGAAAACGCCCTTGCGGTCTATGGAACAGGCAGGCAGTCCATAGAAGCGGGGTTTTCTGCCTTAACCGGGGCCTTTCAGCCAACAGGAACCGTACCGGTTTCTCTGAACACACAATGA
- the trxB gene encoding thioredoxin-disulfide reductase, producing MLKVLLGGLRMNTDYDVAIIGGGAAGLTAAQYAARANLKVVVIEEMAPGGQCLIIADLENYPGFPEPISGIEFSQRFEQQARNFGAEFLTATVRSLKKEDNIFNIETSKGTITSLTIIVATGAKHRHLGISGEKEFTGRGVSYCATCDGPFFRNKKILVVGGGDAACDESMFLANLTDKVILIHRRDRFRAQKALADRVVANKNIEVRFNTELKEIKGSMKVEKGVFFNNKNGEEYEEEVDAVFVFIGSDPQTAILPEIKKDEAGYIVTNQCMETEISGLYAVGDVRNTPFRQLVVAASDGAIATHCASQYIDDLKGQSYT from the coding sequence ATGCTGAAGGTGCTTTTAGGAGGATTGCGCATGAATACCGATTACGATGTAGCGATTATCGGTGGAGGGGCAGCGGGACTCACCGCAGCACAATATGCTGCCAGGGCCAATTTGAAAGTGGTCGTCATCGAAGAAATGGCGCCAGGAGGCCAATGCCTGATAATAGCCGACTTGGAAAATTATCCCGGCTTCCCCGAACCGATTTCAGGTATAGAATTCTCACAACGTTTTGAACAGCAAGCCCGAAACTTCGGTGCCGAGTTCTTAACGGCAACGGTGAGATCACTTAAAAAAGAGGATAATATCTTCAACATCGAGACATCCAAGGGCACTATTACCTCCCTTACGATTATCGTTGCAACGGGAGCTAAGCACCGTCATCTTGGTATTTCCGGAGAAAAAGAGTTTACCGGCCGGGGGGTGAGCTACTGTGCAACCTGCGACGGGCCCTTTTTCCGTAACAAGAAGATTCTCGTAGTCGGCGGCGGTGATGCTGCCTGTGATGAATCGATGTTCCTGGCGAATTTGACCGATAAGGTCATCCTCATCCATCGACGAGACCGATTTCGGGCCCAAAAGGCACTTGCCGATAGGGTCGTGGCAAATAAGAATATTGAAGTACGATTCAACACCGAACTGAAAGAGATAAAGGGATCCATGAAGGTTGAGAAAGGAGTCTTTTTTAACAACAAAAACGGTGAGGAGTATGAAGAAGAAGTCGATGCCGTCTTTGTTTTCATCGGATCTGACCCACAGACCGCTATTCTTCCTGAAATAAAGAAGGACGAGGCAGGATACATCGTTACCAACCAGTGTATGGAAACGGAGATTTCCGGACTCTATGCTGTTGGTGATGTGAGAAATACCCCCTTCAGGCAGCTCGTTGTGGCCGCAAGCGATGGCGCAATCGCCACTCATTGTGCATCACAATATATTGACGACCTAAAGGGCCAGAGTTACACCTAA
- the flgK gene encoding flagellar hook-associated protein FlgK, which yields MQSTFTGIEMGKRSVVAHAQGLSTVGHNITNAATEGYSRQRVEMSPYEPIYVPGLNREETAGQMGQGVVAERISRAHDSILEKRIVSQSSGKGYWDVRDSYILMAEQVYNEPSELSVRGLMDKFWESWQDLSLHPEDNASRLAIIERGDSLMDGIHRRYEGLKDIREMLEQDIQVTVDRVNNITSDIADLNREIIKVKAMGDEPNDLLDRRDLLVRKLADIIDISVDDRDPDEFTVHSGGMHLVQGDVVTKIAADPDPRNEGYSRVVWEASGEDFRPKNGRLAAMVELRDGDIRKEIQELDTMTVNFVDMVNEVHRAGYGLNGKTGIDFFTEYPFVANANGNYDRNGDGAFDSTYIYRINGSNSLNPQEQVGISGTLRLSGSDGAVEIDYEPTDTVDDIVKRINASGSEVVARFDRLGSLSLKGTPAAGTENPDFVIRGIEDSGQFLVGYAGILEASGQEGAYSWDGADGVLALRGGEDGAGYAVAPLSHPSGWIEINRQVKAEPATIAAGLGENGRPAQPGDGSAALAIAALRDRDVMVGSYRSFDEYFSSAVARVGLKGETAQRSLETEEAIMKDLSDKRESIAGVNLDEELANMIKFQHGYAAASRFITAVDEMLDVIINRMGA from the coding sequence ATGCAGTCAACCTTTACCGGAATTGAGATGGGAAAACGGAGTGTCGTAGCTCATGCCCAGGGCCTATCCACGGTCGGTCATAATATTACCAACGCCGCAACCGAGGGGTACAGCAGACAGCGGGTCGAGATGTCTCCCTACGAACCGATCTATGTCCCCGGCCTCAATCGAGAGGAGACTGCAGGTCAGATGGGGCAAGGGGTTGTTGCAGAGAGGATCAGCCGTGCCCATGATTCCATTTTGGAAAAACGGATCGTCTCTCAATCCTCGGGAAAAGGATATTGGGATGTGAGAGATTCCTATATTTTGATGGCTGAACAGGTCTACAACGAGCCTTCAGAGCTCTCTGTGAGGGGCCTCATGGATAAATTCTGGGAGTCCTGGCAGGATCTTTCCCTGCATCCGGAGGATAATGCCTCCAGGCTTGCAATCATTGAACGCGGCGACTCCCTTATGGATGGGATTCACCGGCGCTATGAGGGACTCAAGGATATCAGAGAGATGCTCGAACAGGATATCCAGGTAACGGTGGATCGTGTTAATAACATCACCAGCGATATCGCCGACCTTAATCGTGAAATCATCAAGGTAAAGGCGATGGGCGACGAGCCAAATGATCTTTTGGATCGTCGTGATCTCCTTGTAAGAAAACTTGCGGATATCATCGACATCAGCGTGGATGACCGGGATCCCGATGAATTTACCGTTCATTCTGGGGGAATGCATCTGGTCCAGGGGGATGTGGTAACGAAGATCGCCGCCGATCCTGATCCCCGAAACGAAGGCTACAGCAGGGTCGTATGGGAGGCTTCCGGAGAGGATTTTCGGCCGAAAAACGGACGCCTTGCAGCGATGGTTGAGCTTCGGGATGGCGATATTCGCAAAGAGATCCAGGAACTCGACACCATGACCGTCAATTTTGTGGATATGGTGAATGAAGTCCACCGGGCTGGCTACGGTCTTAACGGGAAGACGGGTATAGATTTCTTTACCGAGTATCCCTTTGTGGCCAATGCCAATGGAAATTACGACCGAAACGGCGACGGAGCCTTTGATTCGACCTACATCTACCGGATCAACGGAAGCAACAGCCTGAATCCTCAGGAACAGGTGGGAATAAGCGGAACCCTTCGCTTGTCCGGTAGCGATGGTGCGGTGGAAATCGATTATGAGCCCACCGATACGGTGGATGATATTGTAAAACGCATTAACGCTTCAGGTTCCGAAGTTGTTGCCCGTTTCGATCGCCTTGGCAGTCTTTCTCTAAAAGGAACTCCGGCAGCCGGTACAGAAAACCCGGATTTTGTGATCCGCGGCATCGAGGATAGCGGACAGTTCCTTGTCGGATATGCCGGGATCTTAGAGGCAAGTGGACAAGAAGGTGCGTATAGCTGGGACGGAGCCGATGGTGTTCTCGCGCTTCGGGGCGGAGAGGATGGGGCAGGGTATGCGGTCGCTCCCTTAAGCCATCCTTCCGGCTGGATTGAGATCAATCGCCAGGTTAAGGCCGAGCCTGCAACCATAGCGGCAGGTCTCGGAGAAAACGGGCGTCCCGCTCAGCCTGGAGATGGCTCAGCCGCTCTGGCTATCGCCGCCCTTCGAGATCGAGACGTCATGGTCGGCAGTTACCGCAGTTTTGATGAATACTTTTCCAGTGCCGTTGCAAGGGTCGGGTTAAAGGGTGAAACCGCCCAGCGGTCATTGGAAACCGAAGAGGCCATTATGAAGGATCTTTCGGATAAACGGGAGTCGATTGCCGGAGTCAACCTTGATGAAGAGCTTGCAAACATGATCAAATTTCAGCACGGCTATGCTGCGGCAAGCCGTTTTATTACAGCGGTCGACGAGATGCTCGACGTCATTATCAACCGCATGGGTGCATAA
- a CDS encoding flagellar hook-associated protein 3, whose amino-acid sequence MKRVSTYQPNYDMQYYLRRRNNEMSRVQNQIGSQSRITNLRDDPIAAAHSVRYKSAVDRLSQFDQNAAMVLDEGRIAESYLKSANDILHQVRELAVKGANDTLNKDDKRMIGGEIDQLLKELVEIANARGPDGTSFFAGDRTMSPAYRVIQGSLDGGRSYGVTDVEYIGTITPPKAEVGSGNYIQAGFSGNNLFWAEQQQLFSGRDASSYTLTEDSLVRIDNEYVKLSAGDNIHAIIAKINDSAAAVKASLDPVENSLVLSTTSPHQLWLEDVGDGRVLKDLGVIAEIGKAPYNLARGASLSGGSLFDMVMNLRDSLLKGDTIEIGGSALKGISMAQDNLIETMSGLGSRDERLQLIRQRIAQEKPEIVNRDSQENDVDLAEAITDLTALEQSHKAALQTAGKILQPTLLDFLR is encoded by the coding sequence ATGAAACGCGTTAGTACCTATCAACCCAATTACGATATGCAGTACTATCTCAGGCGGCGTAACAACGAGATGAGCAGGGTCCAGAACCAGATTGGTAGTCAGAGCAGGATTACCAATCTCCGGGACGATCCCATTGCCGCCGCACATTCGGTCCGTTACAAATCGGCGGTCGACAGGCTTTCTCAGTTCGATCAGAATGCTGCAATGGTTCTTGATGAGGGAAGAATTGCCGAGAGTTACCTCAAGAGTGCCAACGATATACTCCACCAGGTCCGTGAACTCGCCGTCAAGGGAGCAAACGATACCTTGAACAAGGACGATAAGCGGATGATAGGCGGCGAGATTGATCAGCTCCTCAAGGAATTAGTCGAAATCGCCAATGCCCGAGGCCCTGACGGGACCAGTTTTTTCGCCGGTGACCGGACCATGAGTCCCGCCTATCGAGTCATCCAGGGAAGTCTTGACGGGGGAAGGAGCTACGGGGTCACAGATGTTGAATATATAGGGACCATTACCCCTCCGAAGGCTGAAGTAGGTTCCGGTAACTATATTCAGGCCGGGTTTTCCGGTAACAATCTGTTCTGGGCGGAACAGCAGCAGCTCTTTTCCGGACGGGATGCTTCGTCCTATACCTTGACGGAAGATTCTCTCGTTCGTATCGATAATGAATATGTCAAGCTTTCTGCCGGGGATAATATTCATGCAATCATTGCAAAGATCAATGATTCGGCAGCCGCTGTAAAGGCTTCTCTCGATCCGGTGGAAAATAGTCTTGTGCTCTCTACTACTTCGCCACATCAGCTTTGGCTTGAGGATGTCGGAGACGGACGGGTTTTGAAGGATTTGGGGGTTATCGCAGAGATAGGGAAGGCTCCCTACAATCTTGCCCGGGGAGCAAGCCTTTCCGGCGGCTCACTTTTTGATATGGTCATGAATCTGCGGGATTCTCTTTTGAAAGGTGATACCATTGAAATCGGGGGAAGTGCTTTAAAGGGTATCTCCATGGCTCAGGACAATTTGATTGAAACAATGTCGGGTCTTGGTTCCAGGGATGAGCGTCTTCAGCTGATCCGTCAGAGGATTGCTCAGGAAAAACCTGAAATAGTAAACAGGGACAGTCAGGAAAACGATGTTGATTTGGCCGAAGCTATTACCGATCTTACAGCTCTGGAACAGAGCCATAAAGCAGCGCTCCAGACTGCCGGAAAGATACTTCAGCCGACCTTGCTTGATTTCCTCAGATAG
- a CDS encoding flagellar assembly protein FliW, with protein MKVQTKPYGLIDVDARQLISFPSGIFGFETLNRYVLLDAIQQPFYWLQSIDVPEIAFVLISPFIFRPDYDPVLSSDEYHEIGLEGSDDDDLLLFTIVTIPPNNHSGMTANLQGPVIINRKTRVARQAIAGDTNWRTKHLIMDEFAGQRNAAC; from the coding sequence ATGAAAGTACAAACCAAGCCTTACGGCCTTATCGATGTTGATGCACGGCAATTGATCAGTTTTCCCTCGGGTATATTCGGCTTTGAAACCCTCAATCGTTATGTGTTGCTCGATGCCATCCAGCAACCTTTTTATTGGCTTCAGTCGATCGATGTCCCGGAAATTGCCTTTGTCCTGATTAGTCCCTTCATTTTTCGTCCCGATTACGATCCTGTCCTTTCCAGCGATGAGTACCATGAGATTGGGCTTGAAGGAAGCGATGACGATGATCTATTGCTTTTCACCATCGTTACCATACCACCGAACAATCACAGCGGTATGACGGCGAATCTTCAGGGGCCTGTCATTATCAACAGAAAGACTAGGGTCGCACGGCAGGCAATCGCGGGCGACACAAACTGGCGTACCAAGCATCTGATCATGGATGAGTTTGCCGGGCAAAGGAATGCGGCATGCTGA
- the csrA gene encoding carbon storage regulator CsrA, translating into MLILARKVNERIIIGDSIEISVVDIRGDQVKLGIEAPRNVKVYRHEVFEAIQEENRAAATSNVTDLPEIDLFAGKKKNPSDKS; encoded by the coding sequence ATGCTGATCCTCGCACGGAAGGTCAACGAGCGGATTATCATCGGAGACTCAATTGAGATATCGGTTGTCGATATTCGTGGTGATCAGGTTAAGCTCGGCATAGAGGCCCCTCGGAACGTCAAGGTGTATCGCCATGAGGTCTTTGAAGCCATACAGGAAGAAAACCGGGCTGCCGCTACATCGAATGTTACGGACCTCCCTGAAATCGATCTTTTTGCCGGGAAAAAAAAGAATCCTTCCGATAAGTCCTAA